A stretch of Geotrypetes seraphini chromosome 2, aGeoSer1.1, whole genome shotgun sequence DNA encodes these proteins:
- the LOC117354470 gene encoding uncharacterized protein LOC117354470, which produces MLKPISNYYNQDSANNSEEELEKEGKLRNILKLNDIAGQFATYSLLLKNKYVDKDGKFKKYIFGEAHEGLASKAIMLLGATGTGKSTLVYAMVNYIQGVNWEDSFRLNITDEAEVRSQISNKTCITTVYELNHQENFIIPYSLTIVDTPGFELVEKDETIVDQILALFSSPQGISHIDAVCIVLPDSSVRLTDAHKHMYDSILGMFGKEIEEKICFFITFSSGKAISSLIQDLMKSACNQCNKNNSLKYYKFNNYLPFTVSVEDEKDFQERFWREGTKNLGEFFQSLENSKKQNLTLSVNVLNERKEYERILKEILCQIQACFTKQGELEMEQNALLQYQHERDTNKNSAHEVQKKTVKIDLKEKNAFTCLRCNYTCHYPCKYFVANINIANYACTSIDIFGNCKKCPSQCGISYHSLESYRYELENVENEDSADSMISKTEKAISELKKTIESTKNKIKDLIEKSKKNFNYLQSSALKPNVISTLEYIEKNVSNVNEFLQEIGEHAKN; this is translated from the coding sequence ATTCTGCTAATAACTCAGAGGAAGAattggagaaagaaggaaaactaAGAAACATTTTGAAGCTAAATGACATAGCAGGGCAATTTGCAACTTACAGTCTCCTTCTTAAAAATAAATATGTTGATAAGGATGGAAAGTTTAAAAAGTACATTTTTGGAGAAGCCCACGAAGGATTAGCTAGCAAGGCAATTATGCTGCTTGGAGCCACTGGAACAGGAAAATCCACCCTTGTCTATGCCATGGTCAACTACATTCAGGGAGTGAACTGGGAGGATTCCTTTCGATTAAACATAACAGATGAAGCTGAAGTAAGGTCTCAAATATCGAATAAAACATGCATAACTACAGTCTACGAGCTCAATCATCAAGAAAACTTTATAATTCCTTATTCATTGACCATAGTAGATACTCCAGGATTTGAACTAGTCGAAAAAGACGAAACAATAGTTGATCAGATCTTAGCACTCTTTTCCTCTCCACAAGGCATCTCACACATTGATGCTGTTTGTATTGTGTTGCCAGATTCTTCAGTTCGCTTGACTGATGCCCACAAACATATGTATGATTCGATTCTTGGCATGTTTGGTAAGGAGATAGAAGAAAAGATTTGCTTTTTTATAACCTTTTCCAGTGGAAAAGCAATCTCCAGTCTAATCCAAGATCTCATGAAATCTGCTTGTAAtcaatgtaataaaaacaacagtCTTAAATATTATAAGTTTAATAATTATTTACCTTTTACCGTAAGCGTAGAAGATGAAAAAGATTTTCAAGAGAGGTTCTGGAGGGAAGGAACAAAGAACCTGGGGGAATTTTTTCAGTCTTTAGAAAACTCAAAAAAGCAAAATTTAACTTTATCAGTGAATGTCCTGAACGAGCGCAAGGAGTATGAGAGGATACTAAAAGAGATTTTATGTCAGATCCAAGCATGTTTTACTAAACAAGGAGAACTAGAAATGGAACAAAATGCTCTATTACAATACCAGCATGAAAGGGATACGAATAAAAACTCAGCTCACGAAGTACAGAAAAAGACAGTAAAGATAGACCTCAAAGAAAAGAATGCATTCACGTGCCTACGATGTAATTACACTTGCCACTATCCCTGCAAGTATTTTGTTGCGAACATCAATATTGCAAATTATGCCTGTACATCTATAGATATATTTGGAAACTGTAAAAAGTGTCCAAGTCAATGTGGAATCAGTTACCATTCCCTTGAAAGCTACAGGTACGAATTGGAAAATGTAGAAAATGAAGATTCAGCAGATAGCATGATCAGTAAAACAGAAAAAGCAATTTCAGAGCTGAAGAAAACGATTGAATcgacaaaaaataaaatcaaagaccTTATCGAGAAATCAAAAAAGAATTTTAATTATTTGCAATCATCTGCCCTAAAACCTAATGTGATATCAACATTGGAGTACATTGAGAAAAATGTGTCTAATGTGAATGAATTTCTGCAGGAGATCGGAGAACATGCAAAAAACTAG